In one Streptomyces sp. NBC_00597 genomic region, the following are encoded:
- a CDS encoding FtsX-like permease family protein, which translates to MALSAIAVLLSVAFVCGTLVFTDTMNTTFDKLFAVTSSDVTVSPKEAAGGEDVANRGKPEALPASAVEQVKKAEGVESAEGGVVSTSVTLVNAKNENLGSTTGAPTVAGNWNDNELKSMKITSGQAPRGPAEMMVDADTAEKHHVKLGDELRTIAVTGDVRAKVTGIATFTVTNPGAAIVYFDTATAQEKLLGGPGLFTHVNVTAKDGVSDEQLKRNIATAVGADTYKLQTAKEAADANRKDVGSFLDVMKYVMLGFAGIAFLVGIFLIFNTFSMLVAQRTREIGLMRAIGADSGQVLKSVIVEAFLLGLVGSVLGVGAGVGLAVALMKLMGQMGMHLSTDDLTVAWTTPVVGLVLGIIVTVVSAFIPARRAGKVSPMAALRDAGTPGDKKAGRIRAAVGLVLTGIGGAGLLLAAAADKAAAGSLWLAMGVLFTLIGFIVIGPLLAGGVVRLLSGVVLRPFGSVGRLAERNALRNPRRTGATAAALMIGLALVACLSVVGSSMVASATDELDKSVGADYIIASENGQPVVPQAEQALRATKGLAHVTAYRGLEVKVTGPDGSVKDDHVSVTDPSYAEDVRRKMTSGVHAAAYGSGAMSVGSIYAKEHGVKVGDEMTLAFTGGKTAKLKVAAITSDEGNLDKGVMYVATATAEQYVPADRMPRPFMLLAKAADGKSETAYTAVKAALAEYPQYKVRNQTDYKKALKDQVGQLLNMVYGLLALAIIVAVLGVVNTLALSVVERTREIGLMRAIGLSRRQLRRMIRLESVVIALFGALLGLGLGMGWGTSAQQLLALQGLKVLEIPWPTIIGVFAGSAFVGLFAALVPAFRAGRMNVLNAIASE; encoded by the coding sequence ATGGCGCTCTCCGCCATCGCCGTCCTGCTGTCCGTCGCCTTCGTCTGCGGCACGCTGGTGTTCACCGACACCATGAACACCACCTTCGACAAGCTGTTCGCCGTCACCAGCTCCGACGTCACGGTCAGCCCGAAGGAGGCCGCGGGCGGCGAGGACGTCGCGAACCGCGGCAAGCCCGAGGCGCTGCCCGCCTCGGCCGTCGAGCAGGTCAAGAAGGCCGAAGGCGTCGAGAGCGCCGAGGGTGGCGTCGTCTCGACGTCCGTCACGCTCGTCAACGCCAAGAACGAGAACCTCGGCTCGACCACCGGCGCCCCGACCGTCGCGGGCAACTGGAACGACAACGAGCTCAAGTCCATGAAGATCACCTCGGGTCAGGCCCCGCGCGGCCCGGCCGAGATGATGGTCGACGCCGACACCGCCGAGAAGCACCACGTGAAGCTGGGCGACGAACTGCGCACCATCGCCGTCACCGGCGACGTCCGCGCGAAGGTCACCGGCATCGCCACCTTCACCGTGACCAATCCGGGTGCGGCGATCGTCTACTTCGACACCGCCACCGCGCAGGAGAAGCTGCTCGGCGGACCCGGTCTCTTCACGCACGTCAACGTCACCGCCAAGGACGGGGTCAGCGACGAGCAGCTGAAGCGGAACATCGCCACGGCCGTCGGCGCGGACACGTACAAGCTGCAGACCGCGAAGGAAGCCGCGGACGCCAACCGCAAGGACGTCGGCTCCTTCCTCGACGTCATGAAGTACGTGATGCTCGGCTTCGCCGGGATCGCCTTCCTGGTCGGCATCTTCCTGATCTTCAACACCTTCTCGATGCTGGTCGCCCAGCGCACCCGCGAGATCGGCCTGATGCGCGCCATCGGCGCCGACAGCGGCCAGGTGCTCAAGTCCGTGATCGTCGAGGCCTTCCTTCTCGGCCTGGTCGGTTCGGTCCTCGGTGTCGGCGCCGGTGTGGGCCTGGCCGTCGCACTGATGAAGCTCATGGGTCAGATGGGCATGCACCTGTCCACCGACGACCTGACCGTCGCCTGGACCACGCCGGTCGTCGGCCTGGTGCTCGGCATCATCGTCACCGTCGTCTCGGCCTTCATCCCGGCCCGCCGGGCCGGCAAGGTCTCTCCGATGGCCGCCCTGCGCGACGCCGGCACCCCCGGCGACAAGAAGGCCGGCCGCATCCGGGCCGCCGTGGGCCTGGTCCTCACCGGCATCGGCGGCGCGGGCCTGCTCCTCGCCGCGGCCGCCGACAAGGCCGCGGCCGGCTCGCTCTGGTTGGCGATGGGCGTGCTGTTCACCCTCATCGGCTTCATCGTGATCGGCCCGCTGCTCGCCGGCGGCGTGGTCCGGCTGCTCTCCGGCGTGGTCCTGCGGCCCTTCGGGTCCGTCGGGCGCCTCGCCGAACGCAACGCCCTGCGCAACCCGCGCCGCACCGGCGCCACCGCCGCCGCACTGATGATCGGGCTGGCGCTGGTGGCCTGCCTGTCGGTGGTCGGCTCCTCGATGGTGGCCTCCGCCACCGACGAGCTCGACAAGTCGGTGGGCGCCGACTACATCATCGCCTCCGAGAACGGCCAGCCGGTCGTGCCGCAGGCCGAGCAGGCACTGCGGGCGACGAAGGGCCTCGCCCACGTCACCGCCTACCGCGGCCTGGAAGTGAAGGTCACCGGCCCGGACGGCTCCGTCAAGGACGACCACGTCAGCGTCACCGACCCGAGCTACGCCGAGGACGTCCGGCGCAAGATGACCTCCGGCGTGCACGCGGCCGCGTACGGCAGTGGAGCGATGTCGGTCGGCTCGATCTACGCCAAGGAGCACGGCGTCAAGGTCGGCGACGAGATGACGCTCGCCTTCACCGGCGGCAAGACCGCCAAGCTGAAGGTCGCCGCGATCACCTCCGACGAGGGCAACCTCGACAAGGGCGTGATGTACGTGGCCACCGCGACGGCCGAGCAGTACGTGCCCGCGGACCGCATGCCGCGGCCCTTCATGCTCCTGGCCAAGGCCGCCGACGGGAAGTCGGAGACCGCGTACACGGCCGTCAAGGCGGCGCTCGCCGAGTACCCGCAGTACAAGGTGCGCAACCAGACCGACTACAAGAAGGCCCTCAAGGACCAGGTCGGCCAGTTGCTGAACATGGTCTACGGGCTCCTCGCCCTCGCGATCATCGTGGCTGTCCTGGGCGTCGTGAACACCCTGGCCCTCTCCGTGGTCGAGCGGACCCGAGAGATCGGCCTGATGCGCGCCATCGGCCTCTCCCGCCGCCAGCTGCGCCGCATGATCCGCTTGGAGTCGGTGGTCATCGCCCTCTTCGGCGCCCTGCTGGGCCTCGGCCTGGGCATGGGCTGGGGAACCAGCGCGCAGCAGCTGCTCGCCCTGCAGGGACTGAAGGTCCTGGAGATCCCCTGGCCGACGATCATCGGCGTCTTCGCCGGGTCGGCCTTCGTAGGCCTGTTCGCCGCACTGGTCCCGGCCTTCCGGGCGGGGCGGATGAACGTACTGAACGCGATCGCGAGCGAGTAG
- a CDS encoding ABC transporter ATP-binding protein, translated as MTETRHGGTGGHGAVAARARKVVKAYGAGETRVVALDEVDVDIERGRFTAIMGPSGSGKSTLMHCLAGLDTVTSGQIHLDDTEITGLKDKKLTQLRRDRIGFIFQAFNLLPTLNALENITLPMDIAGRKPDAEWLNRVVETVGLAGRLKHRPTELSGGQQQRVAVARALAARPQIIFGDEPTGNLDSRAGAEVLGFLRRSVDELGQTIVMVTHDPVAASYADRVIFLADGRIVDELYGPTADQVLDRMKDFDARGRTS; from the coding sequence ATGACCGAAACCAGGCACGGGGGTACTGGAGGGCATGGAGCCGTCGCGGCCCGGGCGCGCAAGGTCGTCAAGGCCTACGGCGCCGGGGAGACCCGCGTGGTCGCCCTCGACGAGGTGGACGTCGACATCGAGCGCGGCCGGTTCACGGCGATCATGGGCCCCTCCGGCTCCGGCAAGTCCACGCTGATGCACTGCCTCGCCGGTCTCGACACGGTGACCAGCGGGCAGATCCACCTGGACGACACCGAGATCACCGGGCTGAAGGACAAGAAGCTCACGCAGCTGCGCCGCGACCGGATCGGCTTCATCTTCCAGGCCTTCAACTTGCTGCCCACGCTCAACGCCCTGGAGAACATCACGCTCCCGATGGACATAGCGGGCCGCAAGCCCGACGCGGAGTGGCTGAACCGGGTCGTGGAGACCGTCGGCCTCGCGGGCCGCCTCAAGCACCGCCCGACCGAGCTCTCCGGCGGCCAGCAGCAGCGCGTGGCCGTGGCCCGCGCCCTCGCGGCCCGCCCGCAGATCATCTTCGGCGACGAGCCCACCGGAAACCTGGACTCCCGGGCCGGCGCCGAGGTTCTCGGCTTCCTGCGCCGCTCGGTCGACGAGCTCGGCCAGACGATCGTGATGGTCACGCACGACCCGGTGGCCGCCTCGTACGCCGACCGGGTGATCTTCCTCGCAGACGGCCGGATCGTGGACGAGTTGTACGGGCCCACCGCCGACCAGGTGCTGGACCGCATGAAGGACTTCGACGCGCGCGGGCGGACCTCGTGA
- a CDS encoding MFS transporter: MHSERILVGAEESTGERTGDATGKGGDGPAGGGISAKTGTAGASAHPGGGAGAGGRGPRTSLVTALMLAMALVALDSSIVSTAVPQIVGDLGGFAVFSWLFAGYLLAVTVTLPVYGKLSDTFGRKPVLLFGIALFLLGSLLCALAWNMAALIAFRLVQGLGGGALQGTVQTLAADLYPLKERPKIQARMSSVWAASAVAGPALGGFIAAYADWRWIFLINLPLGGLALWMLARHLVEPVRSPGRRGPIDWAGALGVFACGGLLLFALVQGGVAWPWLSVPSLGLLGASAALAAVVVAIERRAEEPILPGWVWRRRTIAAVNLALGALGLLMVAPLVFVPTYAQSVLGLGPVSAGLVMSAMTLSWPVSAAFSQHVYRRIGFRNSAAVGISLAAVILLAFTLLPHPARPWQPTLIMLLLGAALGLFQLPLIVGVQSTVGWSERGTTTASVLFCRQVGQSLGAALFGAVANATIAARLAHAPMTGLPDHLDGVSKALDRPELLPRVAADYLRESVSVAVDHIFLGATAAAVAALLVLLLVAPRHFPILEEQRED; this comes from the coding sequence GTGCACAGTGAAAGGATCTTGGTGGGCGCGGAGGAGAGCACGGGCGAGCGCACCGGGGACGCCACAGGGAAGGGCGGTGACGGCCCGGCCGGCGGCGGCATATCGGCCAAGACCGGCACGGCGGGGGCGTCCGCGCACCCGGGCGGCGGGGCCGGTGCCGGCGGGCGGGGTCCGCGCACCTCGCTGGTCACCGCCCTCATGCTGGCCATGGCCCTCGTCGCCCTCGACAGCTCCATCGTCTCCACCGCAGTGCCCCAGATCGTCGGCGACCTCGGCGGCTTCGCCGTCTTCTCCTGGCTCTTCGCCGGCTACCTGCTCGCCGTCACCGTCACCCTCCCGGTCTACGGCAAGCTCTCCGACACCTTCGGCCGCAAGCCCGTCCTGCTCTTCGGCATAGCCCTGTTCCTCCTCGGCTCCCTGCTGTGCGCGCTCGCCTGGAACATGGCCGCCCTCATCGCCTTCCGCCTCGTCCAGGGCCTGGGCGGCGGCGCGCTCCAGGGCACCGTGCAGACCCTGGCCGCCGACCTGTACCCGCTGAAGGAGCGCCCGAAGATCCAAGCCAGGATGTCCTCGGTCTGGGCCGCCTCCGCCGTGGCCGGCCCGGCACTCGGCGGGTTCATCGCGGCGTACGCCGACTGGCGCTGGATCTTCCTGATCAACCTGCCGCTGGGCGGTCTGGCCCTGTGGATGCTCGCCCGCCACCTCGTCGAACCCGTGCGGTCCCCCGGGCGGCGCGGCCCGATCGACTGGGCGGGCGCGCTCGGCGTCTTCGCCTGCGGCGGACTACTGCTCTTCGCGCTGGTACAGGGCGGGGTCGCCTGGCCCTGGCTGTCCGTGCCCTCCCTCGGCCTGCTCGGCGCGAGCGCGGCCCTGGCGGCCGTGGTCGTCGCGATCGAACGCCGGGCCGAAGAACCGATCCTGCCCGGGTGGGTGTGGCGCCGGCGCACCATCGCCGCCGTGAACCTGGCCCTCGGCGCACTCGGCCTGCTCATGGTCGCCCCGCTGGTCTTCGTCCCGACGTACGCCCAGTCCGTCCTCGGCCTCGGACCCGTCAGCGCCGGGCTCGTCATGTCCGCGATGACCCTCAGCTGGCCCGTGTCCGCCGCCTTCAGCCAGCACGTCTACCGGCGCATCGGCTTCCGCAACTCCGCGGCCGTCGGGATCTCGCTGGCCGCCGTGATCCTGCTCGCGTTCACGCTGCTGCCCCATCCCGCCCGACCCTGGCAGCCCACGCTGATCATGCTGCTGCTGGGCGCGGCCCTCGGCCTGTTCCAGCTGCCGCTGATCGTCGGGGTCCAGTCCACCGTGGGCTGGTCCGAGCGCGGTACGACGACGGCCTCGGTGCTGTTCTGCCGCCAGGTCGGGCAGAGCCTCGGGGCCGCCCTGTTCGGGGCCGTCGCCAACGCGACCATCGCCGCCCGGCTGGCGCACGCCCCCATGACCGGGCTGCCGGACCACCTCGACGGCGTGTCCAAGGCCCTCGACCGGCCGGAGCTGCTCCCCCGCGTCGCCGCCGACTACCTGCGCGAGTCGGTGTCCGTCGCCGTGGACCACATCTTCCTCGGCGCGACCGCCGCGGCCGTGGCGGCCCTGCTGGTCCTGCTGCTCGTGGCCCCGCGGCACTTCCCGATCCTGGAGGAGCAGCGGGAGGACTAG
- a CDS encoding alpha/beta hydrolase: MQLVHHRTADVRGVRVAYRESGPADGPVLLLLHGFPTSSHQFARLMDALGGTPYRLIAPDYPGFGRTETPDGFTYTFDRLADVVEGFTDALGLERYALYVFDFGAPVGLRLAARRPERVTGLIVQNGNAYEEGLSDAAREFAGLRRDVPGNEERVRKLFTAEGTRFQYETGVADTGLISPDGWTLDVHYLGLPGRADAQADLAFDYASNFAHYPAWQAWLRAARVPVLVVWGAGDPFFTPAGAKAYLRDAPDAEVHVFEGAGHFALETHLGEIAPLIGGFLAKLP, encoded by the coding sequence ATGCAGCTCGTCCACCACCGCACCGCCGATGTGCGCGGGGTCCGCGTCGCCTACCGCGAGAGCGGCCCGGCCGACGGCCCGGTCCTGCTTCTCCTGCACGGGTTCCCCACCTCCTCGCACCAGTTCGCCCGGCTGATGGACGCGCTCGGCGGTACCCCGTACCGGCTGATCGCCCCCGACTACCCAGGCTTCGGCCGCACCGAGACCCCGGACGGGTTCACGTACACCTTCGACCGGCTCGCCGACGTCGTGGAGGGCTTCACCGACGCCCTCGGGCTGGAGCGCTACGCGCTCTACGTCTTCGACTTCGGCGCCCCCGTCGGGCTGCGGCTCGCCGCGCGCCGGCCCGAGCGGGTGACGGGCCTGATCGTGCAGAACGGCAACGCGTACGAGGAGGGGCTCTCCGACGCGGCCCGCGAGTTCGCAGGACTGCGGCGCGACGTGCCGGGCAACGAGGAACGGGTGCGGAAGCTCTTCACCGCGGAGGGCACCCGCTTCCAGTACGAGACCGGCGTCGCCGACACCGGCCTGATCTCCCCCGACGGCTGGACCCTCGACGTGCACTACCTCGGCCTGCCGGGGCGCGCCGACGCACAGGCCGACCTGGCCTTCGACTACGCCTCCAACTTCGCCCACTACCCCGCCTGGCAGGCCTGGCTGCGGGCCGCCCGGGTGCCAGTCCTGGTCGTATGGGGCGCGGGGGACCCGTTCTTCACCCCGGCGGGCGCGAAGGCGTACCTGCGGGACGCGCCGGACGCCGAGGTGCACGTCTTCGAAGGGGCGGGGCACTTCGCACTGGAGACGCACCTCGGGGAGATCGCCCCGCTGATCGGCGGGTTCCTCGCGAAACTCCCGTGA
- a CDS encoding ABATE domain-containing protein: protein MTAPPTFPLTGEPLALDLLNTRPTGAGDLIAGPEGLAAWLAAQEGRLGPIAKAGPVEVAAVHAVREAAGAALAAARRGERPPADALRALNEASAAAPAHHELAWTPDTGFTVAPHRTSTPARRLAAELAQAAAELLTDPRVREVRECEGADCVLLFLPAHPRRRWCVASACGNRARVARYYARHKP from the coding sequence ATGACGGCGCCCCCCACGTTCCCGCTCACCGGCGAACCCCTCGCCCTGGACCTGCTCAACACCCGGCCCACCGGTGCGGGCGATCTGATCGCCGGTCCGGAAGGGCTCGCGGCCTGGCTGGCCGCCCAGGAAGGCAGGCTCGGGCCGATCGCGAAAGCGGGTCCGGTCGAAGTGGCCGCCGTACACGCCGTACGGGAGGCGGCCGGCGCGGCGCTCGCGGCCGCGCGGCGCGGCGAACGGCCCCCGGCCGACGCCCTGCGCGCACTGAACGAGGCGTCGGCGGCCGCCCCGGCCCACCACGAACTCGCCTGGACCCCGGACACCGGCTTCACGGTGGCACCGCACCGCACCAGCACCCCCGCCCGGCGGCTCGCGGCGGAACTCGCGCAGGCGGCCGCAGAACTCCTGACGGACCCCCGCGTGCGGGAAGTCCGGGAGTGCGAGGGCGCCGACTGCGTCCTGCTGTTCCTGCCGGCCCACCCGCGGCGCCGCTGGTGCGTGGCCTCGGCCTGCGGCAACCGGGCCCGGGTCGCCCGCTACTACGCCCGCCACAAACCCTGA
- a CDS encoding cellulose-binding protein, translating to MSPHGPGFATVRGRGYRVDDVDRYLARLSGSRDEAWERVARLTVLAKRMEEEAGRLREAVAALAPQTYDELSERARRILLLVEEEADTVRRDARADAVDATGAAEAYADRVAELARLDAEAVREQTEVRARQGLLRAEREADAVRSEARDDAGEWRSQAQAALTEMRRRSDALLADREQEHVERWDAAQRELAEREADLEARHAELERFAEGRLAEARRGYAEAEESARHGQEDAEARAAELLAEAGIQEERTGRETERILREHGEAQEEMRAHMNHVRSSLAALTGRAPAEG from the coding sequence ATGTCACCTCACGGACCGGGTTTCGCGACCGTACGAGGTCGCGGCTACCGCGTGGACGATGTCGACCGGTATCTGGCCCGGCTCTCCGGCAGCCGGGACGAGGCGTGGGAGCGGGTGGCGCGGCTGACCGTGCTGGCGAAGCGGATGGAGGAGGAGGCGGGCCGGCTGCGCGAGGCGGTGGCCGCGCTGGCCCCGCAGACGTACGACGAGCTGAGCGAGCGGGCCCGGCGGATCCTGCTGCTGGTGGAGGAAGAAGCGGACACCGTACGCCGGGACGCCCGGGCGGACGCGGTGGACGCGACGGGTGCGGCAGAGGCGTATGCGGACCGGGTGGCGGAGCTGGCCCGGCTCGACGCGGAGGCTGTGCGCGAGCAGACGGAGGTCCGGGCGCGGCAGGGGCTGCTGCGGGCGGAGCGGGAGGCCGATGCGGTCCGGTCGGAGGCCAGGGACGATGCGGGGGAGTGGCGCTCGCAGGCGCAGGCGGCCCTGACGGAGATGCGGCGCCGGTCGGACGCGCTGCTGGCGGACCGCGAGCAGGAGCACGTGGAGCGGTGGGACGCGGCGCAGCGGGAGCTGGCGGAGCGGGAGGCCGATCTGGAGGCTCGGCACGCGGAGCTGGAGCGGTTCGCGGAGGGCCGGCTGGCGGAGGCGCGGCGCGGCTACGCGGAGGCCGAGGAGTCGGCGCGGCACGGGCAGGAGGACGCGGAAGCGCGGGCGGCGGAGCTGCTGGCGGAGGCCGGGATCCAGGAGGAGCGCACGGGCCGTGAGACCGAGCGGATCCTGAGGGAGCACGGGGAGGCGCAGGAGGAGATGCGGGCCCATATGAACCACGTCCGCTCCAGCCTGGCGGCGTTGACGGGCCGGGCCCCGGCGGAGGGGTGA